In Burkholderia vietnamiensis LMG 10929, a single genomic region encodes these proteins:
- the pilM gene encoding type IV pilus biogenesis protein PilM: protein MPLLIVLLMFLAFATEYEESVWTRAQNARVSQEANVVGDSMRVYRTYVQQYSTANPSYTGQVPDSVLPTWYVRPTSVNNYVSNGAVYIYNTAPPQGLVTAIATRSSYLTTVGTNVNGLLVGPSIGPASPSVSIPAPVPQQSVVITP from the coding sequence ATGCCGCTCCTCATCGTGCTGCTAATGTTTCTGGCTTTCGCAACCGAATACGAGGAATCGGTCTGGACTCGCGCGCAGAACGCGCGTGTTTCACAAGAAGCCAACGTAGTCGGCGACAGCATGCGCGTGTATCGGACGTACGTGCAGCAATACTCGACCGCAAACCCGTCCTACACTGGCCAGGTTCCCGATAGCGTGTTACCCACGTGGTACGTACGCCCGACGTCCGTCAACAACTACGTCAGCAACGGCGCGGTCTACATCTATAACACTGCGCCGCCGCAAGGCCTTGTGACAGCGATCGCGACACGCAGCTCTTATCTCACCACGGTAGGAACGAACGTCAATGGCCTTCTTGTCGGGCCGTCGATCGGGCCGGCCAGCCCATCCGTCAGCATTCCCGCACCAGTCCCGCAACAAAGCGTCGTCATAACACCGTAG
- a CDS encoding helix-turn-helix domain-containing protein, translated as MTSPNRAFGEVLRELRTARKATQESLGYAAGLDRTYISMLELGQKSPTLVTMLALCGALQISFGELARRLETALAANSK; from the coding sequence ATGACCAGTCCAAACCGAGCCTTCGGCGAAGTTCTTCGCGAACTGCGAACCGCACGAAAAGCGACTCAGGAGTCCCTCGGTTACGCCGCTGGCCTTGACCGCACCTACATCTCAATGCTCGAACTCGGGCAAAAGAGCCCGACACTCGTCACCATGCTGGCGCTATGCGGCGCGCTCCAAATTTCGTTTGGCGAGCTCGCGCGAAGGCTAGAGACTGCGCTCGCTGCTAACAGCAAATAA
- a CDS encoding acyltransferase family protein codes for MAATPDRIPGYRPDIDGLRAVSVLAVLVFHGFPELLKGGFVGVDVFFVISGYVITKHMLREIVADTFSFLAFYGRRIRRIFPALLPVLVFIYGFGWFEMLPEEFKQLGLDIAGGAASVANFVLWHEAGYFDTAAALKPLLHLWSLGVEEQFYLVWPILLLATVRARKSAFWPIALVGLCSLVLNVSIVRHDSVEAFYSPWTRAWEPMLGALLAYRHGNAGSTSASRANIKGILGLLLLAVSFMFLRESLTFPGWWALMPTVGAYLVIDAGASHSFASRVLGWRPLVMIGLISYPLYLYHWPLLASLKIYGGSAVPALWRVVALAICFPLALLTYRYIETPIRRSRHPRQTAAVLVLLMGACAFAGYNAYRRDGLEFRMSHMVGAFADGVNFDRDTIWRRGACYLEGSDRVFSNSCVDGGSGPLVLLWGDSRSAALYPGLRSVTAARGVRLAQFSTSGCPPVRGGDPRCAQANESVIRVVKAARPAIVLLTANWTTDRLQALSATVDTLRAAGVGRVVLIGQVATWQSSLPKLYWLFWREHHDKMPPRTFFGLDPASKQYDREGAAIASQLGIEYASAFDAMCDSMGCVTRTGPGRGNIVMFDDSHLTPAGADVVARGIASKIFTP; via the coding sequence ATAGCAGCTACCCCCGATCGCATCCCTGGATACCGTCCTGACATCGACGGCCTTCGGGCAGTGTCGGTGCTCGCCGTGCTGGTTTTCCATGGTTTTCCGGAGCTCCTGAAGGGCGGATTCGTCGGTGTCGACGTGTTTTTCGTGATTTCCGGTTACGTCATCACGAAGCATATGCTGCGTGAGATCGTTGCCGACACCTTCAGTTTCTTGGCTTTCTACGGGCGTCGGATTCGGCGGATATTTCCGGCGCTGCTCCCGGTCCTTGTGTTCATTTACGGGTTTGGCTGGTTCGAAATGCTGCCCGAAGAATTCAAGCAACTAGGGCTCGACATCGCGGGTGGCGCTGCTTCCGTTGCAAACTTTGTGCTGTGGCACGAAGCGGGTTATTTCGACACTGCTGCGGCGCTGAAGCCATTGCTTCACCTCTGGTCGCTCGGCGTCGAGGAGCAGTTCTATTTGGTATGGCCGATCCTGCTCCTTGCGACGGTGCGAGCTCGCAAGTCTGCGTTCTGGCCTATCGCGCTCGTGGGGCTTTGCTCTCTTGTACTGAACGTTTCGATCGTGCGTCATGACAGCGTCGAGGCGTTCTACTCACCCTGGACGCGTGCGTGGGAGCCAATGCTCGGCGCTCTGCTCGCGTATCGACACGGCAATGCCGGAAGCACCTCTGCGAGCCGGGCCAATATCAAGGGCATCCTCGGACTATTGCTGCTTGCAGTGTCGTTCATGTTTCTTAGGGAGTCTTTGACGTTTCCGGGCTGGTGGGCGCTTATGCCAACAGTGGGGGCCTACCTCGTGATCGACGCCGGCGCTAGTCACTCGTTCGCTTCTCGCGTACTCGGCTGGCGACCGCTTGTCATGATTGGCTTGATCAGCTACCCGCTCTATCTGTATCACTGGCCGCTTCTCGCTTCACTGAAGATCTACGGTGGCAGCGCCGTGCCGGCGCTCTGGCGCGTCGTTGCACTAGCGATTTGCTTCCCGTTGGCGCTGCTCACCTATCGATACATTGAGACGCCCATCAGGCGGTCGCGGCATCCGCGACAGACGGCGGCAGTTCTTGTCCTTCTGATGGGCGCGTGTGCCTTTGCAGGCTATAACGCTTATCGACGCGATGGATTGGAATTCCGGATGTCCCACATGGTCGGCGCATTTGCGGACGGGGTGAATTTCGACCGCGACACAATTTGGCGCCGAGGGGCGTGCTACCTCGAGGGATCGGATCGAGTCTTTAGTAATTCGTGCGTGGATGGTGGAAGCGGCCCGCTGGTTTTGTTGTGGGGCGACTCTCGATCGGCAGCCCTGTATCCGGGCCTCCGCAGTGTCACCGCGGCACGCGGAGTGCGACTGGCACAATTCAGTACCTCGGGGTGCCCGCCCGTTCGTGGTGGAGACCCGCGATGCGCGCAGGCGAACGAGAGTGTTATCAGGGTCGTGAAGGCCGCGAGGCCCGCAATCGTATTGCTGACCGCAAACTGGACGACCGACCGGCTGCAGGCGCTCTCAGCGACTGTCGACACGTTGCGTGCAGCAGGCGTTGGGAGAGTTGTTCTGATTGGGCAGGTGGCCACCTGGCAAAGTTCGTTGCCGAAGCTCTACTGGCTTTTCTGGCGAGAGCACCACGACAAGATGCCGCCACGCACGTTTTTCGGACTGGATCCTGCATCAAAGCAATATGACCGCGAAGGGGCCGCGATCGCCAGTCAACTTGGTATCGAGTACGCGTCCGCTTTCGACGCGATGTGCGACTCGATGGGCTGCGTCACGCGCACGGGCCCAGGCCGAGGGAACATTGTCATGTTCGATGACTCGCACTTGACTCCTGCGGGGGCTGACGTGGTGGCACGAGGCATCGCGTCAAAAATCTTCACCCCGTGA
- the pilV gene encoding shufflon system plasmid conjugative transfer pilus tip adhesin PilV: protein MNKAQPGMASLSRQRGVGGIARQDRPLGPSRQRGVISLEAVVVMGVLLVAMAGVGTWIKADADRKDNQNAADNLNTVFQQALTWFNQNYATVQAAANPTATYPWATFMGGTTTVSQTNVYGQQYSLRFYKEPSGQIDLMVVTTGGSTIGEGDLRSISKMVGGAGGYVSSLTPANATGAMAGWNTALANFGGSPGGGHLAAAGFFQNASAVSNYLSRVVVPGNPQANQMETAIDMNGNNLNNAGIVNAQKVVTPAGNGVQVGSTYFYGDGANSAVRQNGALYVQNANGTGPADINVNNANASGSANAALDVVAGRNIWASNGAVTAAWIHSTGSAQIDGGLTVGNRLSVNEYVQVNGWAQQGGGCSPNGMQANSGSGPLFCQNNVWTPLGGGGSAVAYCKSNSCGITLPSAGTWDIFGLAYAHQYAWLGATFSINGAVVDTNNSWGDSEGTGYGVMSGSYRIAVGGPTYIPASTSWSGTWGDFTINLHATKE from the coding sequence ATGAACAAAGCGCAGCCCGGTATGGCGAGTCTTTCACGGCAACGCGGAGTTGGCGGTATAGCGCGGCAGGATAGGCCGCTTGGTCCATCGCGGCAACGCGGTGTGATTTCGCTCGAGGCGGTTGTGGTGATGGGTGTTCTGCTGGTTGCGATGGCAGGTGTCGGGACGTGGATTAAAGCGGACGCCGATCGGAAGGACAACCAGAACGCAGCGGATAACCTCAACACGGTATTTCAGCAGGCGTTGACGTGGTTCAATCAGAACTACGCGACGGTGCAGGCCGCAGCGAACCCGACCGCAACGTACCCGTGGGCGACTTTTATGGGGGGCACGACGACGGTCAGCCAAACCAACGTGTACGGGCAGCAATACTCGCTTCGATTCTACAAGGAGCCATCGGGGCAGATTGATTTGATGGTGGTCACGACAGGCGGAAGTACCATCGGCGAGGGTGATTTGCGGAGCATCTCCAAAATGGTTGGCGGTGCGGGCGGATACGTGTCGAGTCTGACGCCCGCAAACGCAACGGGGGCGATGGCCGGTTGGAACACGGCACTGGCGAATTTTGGCGGCTCACCAGGAGGTGGCCACTTAGCGGCCGCTGGATTCTTCCAGAACGCTTCGGCGGTATCCAACTATCTGTCGCGGGTCGTGGTGCCTGGCAATCCGCAAGCCAATCAGATGGAAACCGCGATCGATATGAACGGCAACAATTTGAACAATGCCGGGATAGTCAACGCGCAGAAAGTGGTGACGCCCGCCGGCAACGGTGTTCAGGTTGGAAGCACCTACTTCTACGGGGACGGTGCAAACTCTGCGGTGCGGCAAAACGGTGCGCTTTACGTCCAGAACGCGAACGGGACCGGGCCGGCAGATATAAACGTCAACAATGCGAACGCATCGGGCAGCGCAAATGCGGCGCTGGACGTCGTGGCGGGGCGAAACATTTGGGCCTCAAATGGCGCCGTGACGGCCGCGTGGATCCATTCGACCGGGAGTGCGCAAATTGATGGTGGATTGACTGTTGGTAACCGACTGTCGGTCAACGAGTACGTGCAGGTCAACGGATGGGCCCAGCAAGGCGGGGGGTGCTCGCCGAACGGGATGCAAGCGAACTCTGGCAGCGGGCCATTGTTCTGCCAAAACAATGTGTGGACGCCTCTTGGCGGCGGCGGCAGCGCGGTAGCCTATTGCAAGTCGAATTCATGCGGCATCACACTTCCCAGCGCCGGCACCTGGGACATTTTCGGGCTCGCGTATGCGCATCAGTACGCGTGGTTGGGTGCGACATTTTCGATCAACGGTGCAGTAGTCGATACCAACAACAGTTGGGGAGACTCGGAGGGTACCGGTTATGGCGTGATGAGTGGATCGTATCGAATTGCGGTGGGCGGTCCAACGTATATCCCTGCATCGACGTCTTGGAGTGGCACGTGGGGCGATTTCACGATCAACCTGCACGCGACTAAAGAGTGA
- a CDS encoding ATPase, T2SS/T4P/T4SS family, producing the protein MKKINSIEFVDLYLGESFSEISGLNGVEGLVPVPEDLRPEIASLRAMCVHFSKANRAREFSIPVGDVLYRVTMYTGVHETVFALRQPHADVRSPSVLGLSDPVLEVLLEKNLRGLVLIGGEMKMGKTSTAGSLFLERVKRYGGLGFGVEDPPELNLEGRHGNGRIVQVWANAANGGYQEQLRIGLRSGAGIIFLGEIRDPDTAAEAARAGLNGHLIFATQHCEDIEGGIERLHSLAVQRMEEAGSVIAKGLAAFVWQTLDSIQPRPGQYAKRLRSKVLVVKDNDSVKAKIREGNFAGLKQDIEHQANASAWVSRKGK; encoded by the coding sequence GTGAAGAAGATCAATTCGATCGAATTTGTCGATCTGTATCTCGGTGAGAGCTTTAGTGAAATATCCGGGCTCAACGGTGTCGAGGGTCTTGTTCCCGTTCCGGAGGATCTCCGGCCTGAGATTGCCTCTCTGCGAGCTATGTGTGTCCATTTTTCGAAAGCAAATCGGGCACGTGAGTTTTCGATTCCCGTCGGAGATGTGCTGTATCGCGTCACGATGTACACAGGCGTGCATGAAACGGTGTTTGCGCTCAGGCAACCACATGCCGATGTGCGCTCGCCAAGCGTGTTAGGGCTGAGTGATCCGGTGCTGGAGGTATTGCTCGAAAAGAACCTCCGGGGGCTCGTGTTGATCGGGGGTGAGATGAAGATGGGCAAAACCTCGACGGCCGGGTCGCTCTTTCTCGAGCGCGTGAAGCGATATGGGGGGTTGGGTTTTGGGGTGGAGGATCCACCCGAGTTGAACCTCGAAGGTCGCCACGGCAATGGTCGGATAGTCCAGGTTTGGGCGAACGCTGCGAATGGTGGATACCAGGAGCAGCTTCGCATTGGATTGCGAAGCGGTGCCGGAATCATTTTTTTGGGTGAAATTCGCGACCCTGACACTGCGGCGGAAGCGGCGCGCGCCGGCCTCAACGGACACCTCATCTTTGCAACCCAGCATTGCGAAGATATTGAGGGAGGGATTGAGCGGCTGCATTCGCTTGCAGTGCAGCGGATGGAGGAAGCGGGGAGTGTGATTGCGAAGGGCCTGGCCGCCTTTGTATGGCAGACGCTCGACAGCATTCAACCGAGGCCTGGGCAATATGCGAAACGACTGCGGTCCAAGGTGCTGGTCGTCAAGGACAACGACTCCGTGAAGGCGAAGATCCGAGAAGGCAATTTTGCCGGCCTTAAACAGGACATCGAGCACCAAGCAAACGCTTCGGCATGGGTATCGAGGAAGGGAAAATGA
- a CDS encoding type 4 pilus major pilin has protein sequence MQQIKTSSQCVGAVLAADSGAVYEVESPCGVKRQARGPRKQRGVISIEAIVVIAIILVLLVWGGSRIGQLFLGTDNTTEGGNVQSLYGAIREIKTSAGYGTAGTDLSATLIAMGKVPGNMAVSGGQIMNNWGQAYTIKSTGMGFTVTDPGVPQKSCIKIVASVSQNGQFDSVSVNSGAATTGSIATATAQGACTSDPSSILWTSTK, from the coding sequence ATGCAGCAAATCAAGACGAGTTCGCAGTGCGTCGGTGCGGTGCTCGCGGCGGATAGCGGCGCGGTTTATGAGGTGGAAAGCCCGTGCGGCGTGAAGCGCCAGGCGCGCGGTCCGCGCAAGCAACGAGGGGTCATCTCGATCGAAGCGATCGTTGTTATCGCAATCATCCTTGTGCTACTCGTGTGGGGCGGCTCGCGGATCGGCCAGTTGTTCTTGGGCACGGATAACACGACCGAGGGTGGAAACGTTCAGTCGCTGTACGGTGCGATCAGGGAAATCAAGACGTCGGCGGGTTACGGTACGGCCGGCACGGACCTGTCAGCGACGCTGATCGCAATGGGCAAAGTACCGGGCAACATGGCCGTCAGTGGAGGGCAAATTATGAACAACTGGGGGCAGGCGTACACGATCAAGAGCACTGGTATGGGATTCACGGTGACCGATCCGGGCGTACCGCAGAAGAGCTGCATCAAGATCGTTGCGTCGGTTTCGCAGAACGGGCAATTCGACTCTGTTTCCGTCAACAGTGGTGCCGCAACTACGGGCTCCATCGCTACCGCGACGGCGCAGGGCGCTTGCACGAGCGACCCGAGCAGCATTCTCTGGACGAGTACCAAGTAA
- a CDS encoding type II secretion system F family protein, which translates to MIDSLSERLNAAWYRLWFSAKARRNFYRSMALLLRNRVSLKKALQAQYDVYSDDGRKPDRIEALVTSDCLIAVEEGTRLSDRLQSWTPFDEHSTIASGDTSGRLGEALSRAGEIVKRKTALRKAVVNAVTYPSIIMLALGVTFYQISVTVMPKLLRVTKKEYWDSSTYAMQYMSDFVAAHGGKLVMGCVGLILFAIVSMPRLTGRVRFYLDKIPPWTVYRIVQGAIFLYNVCVLLEAGVSKVEILDDMSKRASPYMRERIDGVLAGVKNGLDLGSALKECGYDFPSRDSIAYVKLIGSMDGGESELRQFADEWMDETVERLEQFAAGFKQVAIGLGGILILLILAGANGIANSFTSGM; encoded by the coding sequence ATGATTGATTCTTTGTCTGAGCGTTTGAATGCCGCGTGGTATCGGTTGTGGTTCTCAGCTAAGGCGAGGCGCAATTTTTATCGGTCGATGGCATTGCTGTTGCGCAACCGCGTGTCCCTCAAGAAGGCTTTGCAGGCCCAATACGATGTGTACAGCGACGATGGAAGAAAGCCGGATCGCATAGAGGCACTTGTGACGAGTGACTGCCTCATCGCCGTGGAGGAAGGAACACGCTTATCTGATCGGCTGCAAAGCTGGACGCCTTTTGACGAACATTCGACTATCGCGTCGGGTGATACGAGCGGGAGACTGGGGGAGGCACTCTCGCGAGCGGGCGAAATCGTCAAACGGAAGACCGCGCTGCGAAAGGCAGTAGTCAACGCCGTCACGTATCCGTCGATCATCATGCTGGCTTTGGGAGTCACGTTCTACCAAATATCGGTAACGGTGATGCCCAAGCTGTTGCGGGTGACCAAGAAAGAATATTGGGATTCGAGCACGTATGCGATGCAGTACATGTCCGATTTTGTCGCGGCGCACGGAGGGAAGTTGGTGATGGGGTGCGTCGGGTTGATTCTGTTCGCGATTGTCAGCATGCCGCGGCTGACGGGCCGGGTGCGATTTTACCTCGACAAGATTCCGCCCTGGACCGTGTACCGAATCGTTCAAGGCGCGATCTTTCTCTACAACGTCTGCGTTCTTCTTGAGGCGGGCGTATCGAAGGTTGAGATTCTTGACGATATGTCGAAGCGCGCATCTCCGTACATGAGAGAGCGGATCGATGGAGTGCTCGCTGGAGTGAAGAACGGCCTTGATTTAGGTTCGGCACTCAAGGAATGTGGGTACGACTTCCCGAGCCGGGATTCGATCGCGTACGTGAAGCTGATCGGTAGCATGGATGGTGGAGAGTCGGAGCTCAGACAGTTTGCCGATGAATGGATGGACGAGACGGTCGAGCGTCTCGAACAGTTCGCAGCAGGGTTCAAGCAAGTGGCAATCGGTCTTGGAGGGATACTGATTCTGCTCATTCTGGCAGGCGCCAACGGGATCGCGAACAGCTTCACGAGTGGCATGTAA
- a CDS encoding GspE/PulE family protein gives MDMSEALVLESPDAQVISVKGSQYEVPEAARHAVALLSDWTLVVVESYKTDHGVRAYERLLSGFGVKFERRFVNLEQFTNLQSGSLSKTADKADVSKMQIRAIGLIKQCVKEGASDLHILNYANRTVLKMRIHGLLFEKMELNPEEGQALCRCMYESMTDVAEPNYNDRETQDGRLSRDFLKAAGLNGARIATRPMEYGNLLVLRLLYGNMKKQKSLANLGYNARQIKAIQQMLRRRGINIFSGVTGSGKSTSLQVVLSMLLDLHHRLVNLLTVEQPLEYVIEGAVQTPLVVANMDDLSSISEAWAKSISNLMRLDPDYIMVGELRDLASAIAGIHAALTGHPMWTTTHARDGFATFDRLADLGVPERRLADAALFTGVINQSLAPILCPACKRPFKLHSKELAPDLCERVERFCIPSAVFVRGNKPDCEVCGGIGVVDRTVVAEVVLTSQKLLNIYRSPDGGSSAARTYWVKEMGGITKSQHLIHKINEGAVDPYLGEEAVCGLDEDLLTIG, from the coding sequence ATGGACATGAGCGAGGCATTGGTGCTCGAATCGCCAGATGCACAGGTGATTTCGGTAAAGGGCTCTCAATATGAGGTGCCGGAAGCGGCGCGGCACGCGGTCGCGCTCCTGTCCGATTGGACGCTCGTCGTTGTCGAGTCGTACAAGACCGACCACGGTGTTCGCGCATATGAGAGGCTGCTGAGCGGCTTTGGCGTGAAGTTCGAACGCAGGTTCGTGAATCTGGAGCAGTTCACGAATCTCCAGTCAGGGTCGCTATCGAAGACTGCTGATAAGGCCGACGTGAGCAAGATGCAGATTCGTGCGATCGGCTTGATTAAGCAGTGCGTGAAGGAAGGTGCCAGCGACCTGCACATCTTGAACTATGCGAATCGCACCGTGCTCAAGATGCGAATTCACGGCCTGCTGTTCGAGAAGATGGAGCTGAACCCGGAGGAGGGACAGGCTCTCTGTCGCTGTATGTACGAGTCGATGACAGATGTTGCCGAACCGAACTATAACGACCGCGAAACGCAAGACGGCCGGCTCTCTCGTGATTTCCTGAAGGCCGCAGGCCTCAATGGTGCTCGCATCGCGACCAGACCGATGGAGTACGGAAACCTGCTCGTGTTGCGTCTGCTTTACGGCAATATGAAGAAGCAGAAGTCGCTCGCGAATCTCGGCTATAACGCGCGCCAGATCAAGGCGATCCAACAGATGCTTCGGCGTCGTGGCATTAATATCTTCTCGGGAGTTACTGGATCTGGAAAATCGACGTCATTGCAAGTCGTGCTATCGATGCTGCTGGATCTGCATCACCGGTTGGTCAACCTGCTGACTGTCGAGCAACCGCTGGAGTACGTCATCGAGGGAGCTGTTCAAACGCCGCTGGTCGTCGCAAACATGGACGATCTGAGTTCGATTTCAGAGGCATGGGCGAAATCGATCAGCAATCTAATGCGTCTGGACCCGGACTACATCATGGTGGGTGAGCTTCGCGATCTCGCGTCTGCAATTGCAGGTATTCATGCTGCACTGACCGGCCATCCGATGTGGACGACGACGCATGCGCGCGACGGATTTGCGACATTCGATCGGTTGGCCGATTTAGGCGTGCCGGAACGACGGCTTGCAGATGCGGCGCTGTTCACGGGCGTGATCAACCAGTCGCTTGCACCGATACTTTGCCCGGCTTGTAAGCGGCCGTTCAAGCTGCATTCGAAGGAGTTGGCTCCAGACTTGTGCGAGCGCGTCGAGCGGTTCTGCATTCCTTCCGCGGTGTTCGTGCGGGGAAACAAGCCCGACTGTGAAGTGTGTGGCGGCATCGGAGTGGTGGATCGGACGGTCGTGGCGGAAGTGGTCTTGACGAGTCAGAAACTTCTCAATATTTACCGCTCGCCAGACGGAGGCTCAAGCGCAGCTCGAACGTACTGGGTGAAAGAGATGGGCGGCATCACGAAGAGTCAGCATCTCATCCACAAAATCAATGAGGGCGCCGTGGACCCTTACCTCGGTGAAGAGGCTGTTTGCGGTCTGGATGAAGATTTACTGACGATCGGGTGA
- the pilP gene encoding type IV pilus biogenesis protein PilP, translating to MRKSNVLSWGLVVVLFSGSCAAFAQEARVKTAGDLRAVVAETVMLKAEAAREQARQDLKEKSGGAMNGALGASAESNGLPRVSGIFEARGLATATFVYPNGQLDQGVGDVLPGGYKIVEISAGMSSVDVQKKGQKKITIPVSKDSGLAATSAPGGAQSNAPALAMPMMRPPVIPSIAQGATR from the coding sequence ATGCGCAAAAGTAACGTGTTGTCGTGGGGGCTGGTCGTGGTGCTGTTCAGCGGCTCGTGCGCCGCATTCGCGCAGGAGGCGCGTGTCAAGACCGCGGGAGACTTGCGTGCTGTCGTCGCTGAGACGGTGATGCTCAAGGCAGAAGCCGCGAGAGAGCAGGCGAGGCAAGACCTGAAAGAGAAATCGGGTGGAGCGATGAACGGAGCGCTAGGTGCGAGCGCTGAGAGCAACGGCTTGCCTCGAGTGTCGGGCATCTTCGAAGCACGCGGTTTGGCCACGGCAACCTTTGTGTACCCAAACGGGCAACTGGATCAGGGCGTCGGTGACGTCTTGCCGGGAGGGTACAAGATCGTAGAGATTTCGGCGGGAATGTCATCGGTGGACGTCCAGAAGAAGGGGCAAAAGAAGATCACGATCCCGGTCTCGAAGGATAGCGGGCTCGCAGCGACGAGTGCGCCTGGTGGTGCCCAGAGTAACGCGCCCGCGCTGGCGATGCCAATGATGCGACCGCCAGTGATTCCTTCGATTGCTCAAGGCGCAACGCGCTAA
- the pilO2 gene encoding type 4b pilus protein PilO2, translating into MASVLKARGRKQAVSAPVRFEVQVVDINNRTFVSDLFWQPLSNSRNYMAEARMLGKKHEWDIVAVRRGTRVQAGFAPKKSAALKGMYSLAASLAAQLGDSWLGAFALNDGRYIVTAVYERMICIGFDTICNAEEAKRLLANAVTLHQFDDDAIYAPPELEFSSHSRDIYQLLTPKTVRKEHRLRQLTFGLTKRELVIAATALVVLGAGIAGYVWHSEKQAEEAARIAAQRRLDEQRRLAELNARARKKIEVKELVHPWASTSGALDYATTCVAAEDQFPLSIAGWPLREISCEGRTATATYARTEGLTIDQFLTEARELYGESVHIIGDDQNTGVVPVKMEPRVAGDEKLKMPDDVMPHFHSYFEGVVIPVTVSEVPVKVEKEPDVPGQPPTPVPVPTWRQYNFNFSDDLPPTYHFGRMKSALAGLEGVRVDKIVETVDASAGSATWKVEGNIYAQK; encoded by the coding sequence ATGGCATCGGTACTGAAAGCGCGCGGGCGCAAACAAGCAGTGTCTGCGCCGGTCCGATTTGAGGTGCAGGTTGTTGATATCAACAATCGGACCTTTGTATCGGATCTGTTCTGGCAGCCGCTGAGCAACTCGCGAAACTACATGGCGGAAGCGCGCATGCTCGGCAAGAAGCACGAGTGGGATATCGTGGCCGTGCGGCGAGGAACGCGAGTGCAAGCCGGCTTCGCGCCAAAGAAATCCGCGGCCTTGAAGGGGATGTACAGCCTCGCGGCCTCACTGGCGGCACAACTGGGCGACTCTTGGCTCGGAGCCTTCGCGTTGAACGACGGCCGGTACATCGTCACAGCGGTCTACGAGCGGATGATCTGTATCGGCTTCGATACCATCTGCAACGCGGAAGAAGCCAAGCGTTTGCTTGCCAACGCCGTGACGTTGCATCAGTTCGATGATGACGCAATCTATGCGCCGCCCGAGCTTGAGTTCTCGTCGCATTCCCGTGATATCTATCAGTTGCTTACGCCGAAGACGGTGCGCAAGGAGCATCGGCTCCGGCAACTCACCTTCGGGTTGACCAAACGTGAGCTTGTCATCGCAGCGACCGCGCTGGTCGTCCTGGGAGCGGGAATCGCAGGCTATGTGTGGCATTCCGAAAAGCAGGCAGAAGAGGCGGCACGTATCGCCGCTCAACGACGACTGGACGAGCAGCGGCGCCTGGCAGAGTTGAACGCTCGGGCGAGGAAGAAGATCGAGGTAAAGGAGCTGGTTCATCCGTGGGCGTCCACTTCGGGAGCGCTGGACTACGCCACGACATGCGTTGCTGCCGAAGACCAGTTCCCGCTCAGTATTGCCGGGTGGCCGTTGCGTGAAATTTCCTGCGAAGGCCGCACTGCAACCGCAACGTACGCGCGTACGGAAGGACTGACTATCGATCAGTTTCTTACGGAGGCTCGGGAGTTGTATGGAGAAAGCGTCCACATCATTGGTGATGACCAAAATACTGGGGTGGTGCCCGTGAAGATGGAGCCGCGCGTTGCGGGCGACGAGAAGTTGAAGATGCCCGATGATGTTATGCCGCATTTTCATTCGTACTTCGAAGGAGTGGTGATTCCCGTCACCGTGTCGGAAGTGCCGGTTAAGGTTGAAAAGGAACCGGATGTACCAGGGCAACCCCCTACGCCTGTCCCCGTTCCGACCTGGCGGCAGTACAACTTCAATTTTTCGGATGACTTGCCGCCCACATATCACTTCGGCCGGATGAAGAGTGCTTTAGCGGGGCTCGAAGGAGTTCGTGTCGACAAGATTGTAGAGACGGTGGACGCCAGCGCGGGGTCTGCCACGTGGAAAGTTGAGGGGAACATCTATGCGCAAAAGTAA